DNA from Algisphaera agarilytica:
TGGTGCGCACCCGGCGTCCGCCGCGGCCCGGGGTAGAGGCCCTGGTTTTCCGAACGCGGCGGGGCCGAACCGTGTATCAAACTTTGTCCCCTTCGTTGGAGCACCCGGGTATGAGCGATGGAACCCTGAGCATCATTTTCAAACTTGGTCTGGCGTGTTGGAGCGTGGCGGTCGTCGGCTGGTCGTCGGTGGCACCCGCCCAGACCCTGATGGGCAACGTGGAAGTCGACGCCAGCGAGCTGGTCGAACGGCTCGATGCACAGGACGCCCGGCTCGACGCGGCCGAGCGCGAACGCGACGAGCTGCGCCTGGCGGTTGAGAGTCTCGCCCAGGCCGACCCCGGCAAGGCGCCGCTCGATCCCGCCGTTAAGCCCGTGCCGACAGACAAAGCCGCTGCGCCCGTGGCGGTGGCGACAGGGTTCACGGCGTTCCCTCGGTCGCCCGATGGACGCACGGTCTACGTCTCGGCCGAGGGCAACGACCGCAACCACGGCTACACCCCCGACAAACCCATGCGCACCGCCGCCGCCGCGTACCAACGCATCCGCGACGGCCGACCCGACCGCCTGTTCTTCCGCGCCGGCGACCAGTTCGTGGGCAACCTCGGCGCACTGAAGAAGTCCGGGCGCAACGCGGCGCAGCCCATCGTCATCGGCGTCTACGAAAACGCCGACCTGCCCAACGCCCCGCGGCCCGTGCTGCTCAGCCCCGGCGGGACGTGGGCGAAAAACGACTTCCGCGACACCGCCGACCACGTCGCCTTCGTCGGCCTGCACATCGTCGCCATGAACCGCGACCCCAGCCGGCCCGGCTTCAACGCGGCGGCCATGACCTCCGACCACTGGAACGCCTCGGCCATCACCTACCTCGGCGACGCACAGAACATCACCGTCGAAGACTGCGTCTTCGAATACTTCAAGTTCGCCCTGGTCTTCCAGTCCAACCCCAACAACGGCTTCGCCACCGACATCAAGCTCCACCGCAACATGATCCTGGGCAGCTACGGCCACTGGGACATAAAAGTCGCCGGCCACAGCTCGGGCATCTTCGCCGCCTACGTCGACGGCCTGGTCATCACCGACAACCTCTGGGACCACAACGGCTGGCACCCCGACGTCCCCGGCGCCAAACGCACCAAGTTCAACCACAACCTCTACATCCAGAAGAACTGCACCTTCGCCACCGACATCCGCAACAACATCATCTCCCGCGCCTCGGCCCACGGCCTGCAGCTCCGCTCGGGCGGCACCATCGCCGACAACCTCTTCGTGCAGAACCCGCTGGGCTTCTTCACCGGCCGATTCCCCAGCAACGTGAACGACAACGTCGTGCTCCAATCCATCGACATGAGCGACGACGACGGCGAAGCCCGCGGCCACGGCATCGAGATCCTGCCCTGCCTCCGCGCCAACGTCGAGGGCAACATCATCAGCCAAAAGAAAGGCACCCTGCCCAACGCCTACGCCATCCAGTTCAGCTGGGAAAAAGACTACGTCGAGTGGCTCAACGGCCGACCCTCCACCGGCACGCTGAAAAACAACAAGGTCTACCGCTGGCCCCGCGAAGGCCAGCCAACCATCGACGTGAAGTTCGGCGACATCGAGCAGGACAACAACATCATCGATGGCGACTTCCCCGACCCTGACCGCGACGTCGCGAGCTACCTCACGACCCTTGGGGTCTCCGCCGAGGACGCCTCCCTCGAAGCCTTCCTCGACACCGCCCGTACCCGCCCCCGCGGCGTATGGTGGCCCGCGTACTCGGCCGAAGCCGTGAACGCATATATCCGTGATGGCTTCGAATAAACCAGGTTCGGCGTCGCATATGGCGGCGTTTTGACAACCGCCCCGCCTTGCGGCGATCATGCGGCGGCTAACTATCTCCGCAACCTCGGCTTGGAGTCGTCCGAATGAAAATCGCCATCGCCTGTGACCACGGCGGGTTCCCGCTCAAAGACCAGATGAAGCAAGTCATCGAATCGATGGGCCACGAGGTCGTCGATCTGGGCGCTCACGAATACGACAAGCACGACGACTACCCCGACTTCGCCCGCTACATCGGCACCGCGATCCAGCACGGCAACGCCGAAAAAGGTGTCCTGCTGTGCGGCTCGGGCGTGGGCGCCTGCATCGCCGCCAACAAGATGGACGGCATCCGCGCCTCGGTCTGTCACGACGTCTACTCCGCCCACCAGGGTGTCGAGCACGACGCGATGAACGTGCTTTGCCTGGGCTCACGCATCATCGGCCCGCAATTGGCCGAGGACCTGGTCCGTGCGTTTGTCGCTGCGGAGTTCAGCGGTGAAGAGCGTCACGAACGCCGACTGGAAAAGGTCAACGCGCTCGAAAACGCGGGCTGAAGCAACGCGCCCGATGTAGGGTGGGCATTGCCCACCGTGTTTCGCCTTGATCGTGCTTGGTGGGCATTGCCCACCCTACGACTGAAAAATGATTCGCCGCTTGCGGCTTAGCACTCGCCCGCTAAGCCGCACGCGGCGTTTTTGATTTGCGTTGGGCCTCGCGGCTATTCCTCATCACCGCTCAGCGCTTCGAGGGTGTCGCGCATCTCCAGCAACGCCAGCAGCGTGATCGCCGAGGGCGCGATGTCGAGCGTGTTGTCCCACAGCGACAGGCGGATGCCGCCGACCGCTTCTTCGGGGCTGCGGATGGCGAAGCAGTTGGGCTCATCGATCATGAGTTGCCCCAGGAACCGTGCGCTGGCCGAGGCGGTGACCAGGGTGCCGGGGCGTTGCAGGCCGGGGACGATCTGCTCGTCGCGGAGCGTGGTGGCCATGAAGCTGAACAGCTGCGCGGTGTGCCAGGTCGGATTGGGCGGAGCACCCTCGGGGGCGGGGGTGAGCGCGACGCCGCCCTCGACGTCGGACGGGCCGAACTCGGGGCGTTCGATGACCTGCCACTCGGGGATCAGCAGGTTCATCGCGGCGAGGTCTTTGCTGCGGTTCGCACGCGTCTCGGCGTCGAGAAGGCCCGCGTCTTCCAACAGGTCGGCAGACCGCACGTGAGCGATCGCGATCCAGGGAAGGGTGCTGACGTTGAACCGGCCGTTCTCCTGCTCCCACAGTGCGGCGAGCGCCTTCGCAAACACCTCGCCCACCTGCGGGTCGCGCGTCTGCTCATACCACCGGGCGAGCGCCGCGAGCGCCGCCGCCCCGCTCGCCGACGGCAACGCCTTCTCGGGGTTGTTCGGGTCGGCCAGGAGTCGGCCGTCCTCCCCGATCATGTCCATGAGCAGCCCCGCGATGCGTTCGCTCAGAGCAGGAGCGAACGTGCCGGCCGGCGCTTCGAGGAGTGTCAACAACGTGAACGCCGAAGTCACCGCATCGGGCTGGGCGTCGGCGGCCAACAGCCGGCCCGACACGCGTTCGGCGGTGCGCTGGCTGGCTTCGACCATGGCGTTGAGGAACTGGTCGTTGTTGCCGTCGCGCTTCTGGCGGTCGACGTAACGCAGGAGCGTGTACGACGCGAGGGCCGATTCGAGGTCGCTGGCGAGCTCGGGGCGATACATCGCGCGGGACGGGTGGTAGGACCCGCGCACCTCGCCGTGGACGCCGATGAATCGGCCATACAGGTGCAACGCGACACGGTTGGCCATGTCGGTGAGCGTCTGCTCATCCACGAACCGCCCGGGCAGGAGTTGGCAGCCGCGCACCAGCCGCATCACCGGGAGTTCGGGCAGAGGCCGAACGACATGCACGACGCGGAACCGCCCCACCGTCACGCCGTCGGGCCGGCCGAGCAAACCCCCGTCGTCGGGCTTGAGCCCGCACCGTGTCAGCAGCCGGAGCGTTTGCCGCTGCGGGGACGCGTTGCTCGCCAGCGCCGAGGCGGGCCACACCGGCGTCTGCCGCGCTTCGAACCCATCGGCCCCGCCGCCGGGCAACGCAAACAGGCCGTGGTAACCCGGCGCGAATCGCGCAAAGATCATGTCGTCCGCGGCTTCGGTAGGAATGACGATCTGCTCGGGCCCGTAGGCGATCTGCACATCCACGATCAGTTGCGGCCCCAAAGCCTTGGCGTCGATGTCGGCTAGGGCCTGCGGCGCATCGGGGTCGCCCGCGGCGCGGATGCGGGCCTCCATGTTCCGGCGTTTGACCTGCTCCACCGCATCCCGCAACGCCTCTTCCGTCGCGGGCTCGATCAGATCGATCAGGTCAACCGCCGGCAGCGGCGCCCAAGGCGACCCGGGGCCGTTGGCCGTCAATTGCTTCACCAGGTCTCGGCGGACCCGCGAGCCCTCGCCGAGCTTGGCCCCGTCCAGCCGCAGCGTGACCCGCACGCCCATCACGCCCGTGGCCCGCACCGGTGCCGCCCGTTCGCCGGGCACCCCGCCGCGTTGCACCCATCGCTCGACCAGCCGGTGCGCGGTCCGGCCGTGCGATTCGTCCACCCCCGAGACCACCTCCGCCTGTGCCGTGGCCGGGGAACCCCCGGCCAGCATCAACCACACCACCAGCCCCAGCACCGCCACCAGGCGCCCCGCCCCCGTGTCGCGTCCACGCAACATCCCGAACATTCCGGGCAGAACGCAGGGCATACCGAGACGGCGGATATCGATGAAAATCATTGTCAATACTGACCTTAAAATAAATCGAATCAACAAGCTGGTTTAGCTTCCGGGCTGAGGCATGTTTGAGCAACCTCGATCAGGAGCCCCGCCATGAACAGCCTTCTCGCCCTCAACGCCGGCCCGAAATCGCACCGCAAACGCATCCTGGTCCTCATGGCGTTGACCTTCATCGCCCTCTGCTAGGGCCGGCACCTCATCATAACGGCCCTCGCTGCCCGCCGGTTCATCCGCCGCGGCCGCTGTTCCGATCCACGGCAACCCCTCCGCCGTAGGGTGGGCACCGCCCCCCACAAAATCCCCACATCACACCGACGCACGGTGGGCATTGCCCACCCTACGTTTCGTCCCCCCACGCCTCTCCACACCTCCCGTTTTCCCCGCAAAACTAGACGTTTTCGGTGCTGAATGGTTTCTTGGGCGGTCGTGCCACAGGCCCCGCAAAGTGTCTATACTCGCGGCCAGTGCCTCGTTTTGTTTCGTTTTCCCCCTTTGAAGGAATGCTCCCATGAACGCCCCGATTCGCGTGGCCGTCACCGGTGCCGCTGGTCAGATCTGCTACAGCCTGCTCTTCCGCATCGCCGCGGGCGAGATGTTTGGCCCCGATCAGCCGGTGATCCTGCAACTGCTCGAAATCCCCGTCGAAAAAGCCATGAAGGCACTCGAGGGCGTCGCCATGGAGCTCGACGACTGCGCCTTCCCGCTGCTCGATTCGATGGTGCTCACCGATGACCCCAACGTCGGCTTCAAGGACGCCAACTGGTGCTGCCTCGTCGGCAGCAAGCCCCGTGGACCTGGGATGGAACGTGCCGACCTGCTCAAAGACAACGGCAAGATCTTCATCGGCCAGGGCAAAGCCATCGACGAAAACGCCGCGGACAACGCCCGCGTCGCCGTGGTCGGCAACCCCGCCAACACCAACTGCATGATCGGCGCTTCGCACTGCAAGCGCATCACCGCCGAGCGCTGGAGCGCCATGGTCCGCCTCGACCAGAACCGTGCCCAGACCCAGCTCGCCCAGAAGGCCGGCGTCGGCACCGCCGCCGTCGAAGACATCTACATCTTCGGCAACCACAGCCCCACCATGTTCCCCGCCTTCGGCCTGGCAAAGATCAACGGCCAACCCGCCACCTCGGTCATCAACGACGACGCCTACCTCCAGGGCGAGTTCTGCTCGACCGTCGGCAAACGCGGCGCCGCCATCATCGCCGCCCGCGGCCTGTCCAGCGCCGCCTCCGCCGGCAACGCCCTGATCGACCACGTCCGCGACCTCTCGACCCCCGGCAAGATCCACTCGGTCGCCGTGAAGTCCGAAGGCCACTACGGCTTCCACCCCGACGTCTGGGCCGGCCTCCCGGTCAAGACCACCGCCCCCGGTGAATACGAAGTCATCGAAGGCCTGGAGATGGACGACTTCGCCAAGTCCAAGATCGCCGCGACCAACGACGAACTCGTCAGCGAACGCGAGACCGTGGCGGAGATGTTGGGGTAGGTCAGGTCTTCGACCTGACGGATCAACTCTAGCTCGGGCGTCAGGTCGAAGACCTGACCTACAGCTAGTTGATCGACAATCGCATCACCTACACGAAGCCGGCACATGATCTCAAATCATGTGCCGGCTTTTTGGTTGAAGATATATGATGTAAGTATGCGAAAGCAGATTCAATTGTGTCTAAAGCTTGTCGCTTTTTTTACTTTGCTAATAGCTTTGCTTTCTTCGGTGGCATGGCCGATCAGCTACACATGGACAATCGACATCGGGCACAACAAAGGGTGGCCTCACAGAATTTCGGGTAGTGAAGTTGCATCTATCACAAGTAAAGCAAGATCGTTTTTTCTCCATCTCACAGATGGAAAGTTGATTACATGGATGTATGGACAAGATTTTTTGCCCGGAAAGTATCACACCGGTGCCGCAACCGTAACTCCGCCGGAAGGTTGGAATATCCATGTCAGCCTGCGTGGCGTTGATCGATCGACGTACCAATGGCACCTTGAAGCAGTGGCACAGACGAGTGCCGACCGCAGTTTCTGGAGTTCGCTGTCATTACCAAAGCTTGTTTTGTTCTCATGGCTTACGGTATTATCGCTCTGGGCGATAAACCGCACTATTAACTTCTTCTACCGGGACCTCCGCCTCCAAACCAACCTCTGCCTCCACTGCGGCTACAACCTCACGGGCGTGGAGAGCGACAAGTGCCCCGAGTGCGGGGCGGAGCGGCCGTTGGTGACGGTGTCGTCGCAGGCGTGAATTTGGTTTCGGGGTGGGGGATCGCCCGCTAAACGAGGAAGGTCTTGACACGACCCGCGGGTCGGTTTTATGTTGCAGTTGGCCTTACGGGAGGCCGACGGTCCGCGTAAAGGGTTGAACCCACCCCCGACTCGTTTTTGGCTTGGCCGAGGTGGCCGGGCCGACATCACCTGACTTCCTATGCCCGACCACGCGGACGCCGGGCGCTGACGGAAGGAAGGTCTCGATCATGGCTGACACGCCACCCCCCACCCCCGGAAGTGTGCCCCCCGCCGCTTCGCTCCCCGAACGCCCCAACCTCGAATACCTCCGCAAGCTGGCCAAGGACCGGCTCGATGTCCTGCGCGACCGCGAGCCCGAGGCCCGGCTCTCGGCGGCACAGCTCGACGTGGCACGCGAGTACGGCTTCGCCAGCTGGCGGGCGCTCAAGAAACACGTGGATGACCTCAACGAGACGCGGTACCAGCCGTTTGTCGCGGCGATCCAGCGCGGCGACGTCGCGGCGGTGGCCGAGGCGCTCGACAAGGAACCCGGGTTGATCCGCGCCCGGCTGAACGCGCACAACCGGTCGGCGTTGCATCAGGCGGCGTGGCAGGGCCAGGCCGAAGTCGTGCGGTTGCTGCTGGAGCGTGGGGCCGAGGTGAACGCCCGTGACCGCGGCGACCACGCCTACCCCATCCACTTCGCGGCGGAGCTGGGGTTGATAGAGATCGTGAAGATGCTCGTCGAGGCCGGGGCCGAGGTCCGCGGCGGCGGCGACACGCACGGCCTGGGCGTCCTGGGCTGGGCCACGTGTTTCCAGGAAACACGGCCCGAGGTCGCGCGGTATCTGCTCAGCCGTGGCGCGACCCACCACATCTTCTCGGCGGTCGCGCTCGGCGACGCCGACGCGGTGCGTCACCTCGTGGAGCAAGACCCCACGGCGTTGACCCGGCCGATGTCGCAGTTCGAGAACCACCGCACCGCGTTGCACCTCGCCGTGATGAAGCGGCAGTACGAGATGGTCGGGTTGCTGCTGGAACTCGGCGCCGACCCGCACGCGACGGACAAGAACCAGCAGACCCCGTTGCATCTGGCGCTCGTGAAAGACGACCCCGCATCGTTGGCCATCTTCGAGCGGCACGGCGTAGAGCTCGATCAGTTCACCGACGAGAATTCTCCGCTTAACGGGGTGACGCCGATCCTGAACGTGAAGGACGTCGAGGCCAGCCTGGACTACTACGTCGACAAGCTCGGCTTCACGAAGCAGTGGGTCTGGGGCGACCCCATCGGCTTTGCTTCGGTCAAGCGAGGCGAGGTCACGCTGTTCCTCTGCCTCGGCGGTCAGGGGCAGCCGGGCATGTGGATGTCGTTGTGGGTGGACGATGTGGACGCGATGTATGCCGAGTACCAGAAACGCGGCGTGATCATCAAGCAGGCCCCGCACAACTTCCCGTGGGGCTGCCGGGAGATGAACGTCGCCGACCCGGATGGCCACCGCTTCCGCGTTTCTTCGAGCAGCACCGGCGAGCCGGACGGCGTGCCGTTGTGTGAAGACTGATCCGCTCCAACCACAACCATTTCTACAAAAAATCGCCCGCCCTGGTGATCCGGGGCGGGCGTTTGTTTTATGGTGCGGGGGTGAAACCCTTCGACCAACTCACCACCCGAGGCCAAGTGCGTCGGCTGCGTCGGCTTGCTGCAAACGCGTTGCAGGAGTTTGGTTTGTTTGAAGCGCATTTCGAGTTGATCCAGCACTGGGAGAACTCGACGTTCCGCGTGGATCACCCCGACGAGCGGGCGGCCTATTGCCTGACCGACCGCTCCGTGCCGGGACGCTACCTCTTGCGTCTGCATCGGCCGGACGAATTTTCGCTGGCGTACATCGAATCCGAAATGGCTTGGCTGGAGGCTCTGGCGCGAGACACCGATCTTTGCGTGCCCACGCCGGTCCGTGTTCCCGATGGGCGGCTGGCGTTGGAGTACGCCAACGCCGAGTTCCCCGAGCTCGGCGGAAAACCCGAGGGCCGCCGGGTGTGTTCGCTGCTGCGCTGGGTGCCGGGCCGACTCCTGAAAGGCGAGGCCCGGCGGCGGGTTCACATGCGTCGGCTGGGCGGTCTCATGGCCCAACTGCACCAACACGCCGACGCGTGGTCCCCGCCGTTTGAGTTGAACGTCAACCGCTGGGACGGGCCGACGCTGATGGGCCGGCGGGAGGCGCTCGGCATCGAGCCGGATGTCTGGGACGAGCTGCCCACGGATGAATTCGATCTGTTTGCGGCCTGCGAAGAACGGCTCACCTCTGCCATGCAAGACCTGGGACAGGGGCCCGAGGTGTTCGGGCTGATCCTCGCCGACCTCCACTTCAACAATGTCCTCTTCGCGGGAGGCGAGGCCCGCCCGATCGACTTCAACGATTGCGGGCACGGCCACTTCGTGCTCGACATCGCCAACGCCCTGCTGGGGTTCGACCCGCCCGGAGGCGAGCAGCCGTGGCGTACGGTCTTTGCCGAGGGTTACCAGCAGCACCGGCCGCTGCCGCCGCAGACCATGGACCACCTCGATCTATTTCTGGCGGCCCGGCAGGTCACGCTGATGCTGTGGTGCTACTCGTGCGCCCGCCACCGCGAGGCGTTCCGCCAGAGAATCCCTCGCTGGAGAGCATCGCTGATACCCGAGCTAACCGCCCGGATGAAGGGCCACTCGGCCCGATGAACCGCTGCCGGCTGGCGGGCAGGCAAGGACATGACAGCGGGGTGTGCTAAACTGTGGGACTCGCCTCCCCCAGAGCCCTCCCATGCCCCAAGAACACACCGGACAACTCACGCCCGGCGACCACAAGATCGCCATCGCCGTCGGCCGATTCAACGAGTTCATCACCGAGCACCTGCTCACCGCCTGCCTCGACACCTGGCAGCAGCTCGGCGGCAAAGACGAAAACGTCACCGTTGCCCGCGTGCCGGGGAGCTTTGAGCTGCCCGTGACGTCGCTCAAGCTGGCTGAGTCGGGCGACTACGCCGCGGTGGTGTGCCTGGGCTGTGTGATCCGCGGTGACACCGACCACTACGACCACGTCGTCGAGCAGACCGCCAAGGGCATCAAAGACGTGGGCGTCAACACCGGCGTCCCGACGATCTTCGGCGTGCTGACCTGCGACACCCTCGAACAGGCCATCCACCGAGCCGGGGCCAAGATGGGCAACGCCGGGCGGTCGGCTATGATGACCGCCGTCGAGATGGCGAACCTGATGCAAAAGCTGTGAGCCGCCCGCTTCGACCTTCCCCCCAACCACTCCACCCCGGGTCATTGACCCGGGGCTAAATTTTTTACCCCGAATCCCTATGTCCAAACGACACGCATCCCGCCGCCTGGCCATGCAGGTGCTCTACCAGATCGACGCCACCGGCGAGACCGACGCCGACACCATCTTCGCCGGCCTCGACGAAGACCACGACCCCGTCGAGGTCCGCCAGGAAGCCGTCGAGCTCGCCCTCGCCGCGTGGGCCCAGCACGAAGAGACCGACGAGAAAGTCACCGCCCTGGCCGAGGATTGGCCGACCCACCGCCAGCCCCCCGTGGACCGCGCGATCCTGCGTCTGGCGTTGTACGAGATGACCTCCGGCCGAACCCCCGCCAAGGTCGCGATCAACGAGGCCCTGGACCTCGCCAAGCAGTTCAGCAACGAAAACGCCCCCGCGTTCATCAACGGCGTCCTGGACAAGCTCCATAAATCCCTAGATCTGCCTGAGCCCGCCGCAGACACGCCCGCGGATGCGAGCGAGTGGTTGGATGATGCCAAGGCCGGGGAATAAGGGGTTGGGGACTTAGGGGCTTGGGTGTTGGGGGCTTGGATAGAGCAACTCCTACTTTTCAGATGGACCTGCTTGGTTCGAATGCCGTGGCCACACGAGCGGAGCGAGTGGTGGCGGGAACGGCCGCGGTTTTGCCTTGGCGTCTTGACCCTTTAGCCCCTCGGGCCCTCGGCCCCTCTCCCTCCCGAACCCGTTAGAATCTCCGCGACATGGCCCTCTTTAAATCCGCCTTCAAGAAGCTCTCCGGAGCGCTCGGCAAGACCCGCGAGGGGTCGGCGGGGGCGTTGCGGACGATCCTGTCCGGGAAACAACTGTCCAAGGAACTGCTCCGCGACCTCGAGCGGGCGATGATCCAGGCCGACATCGGCATCAAGACCGCGATCGAGATCCGCAAGGACATCGAGGCCGGCTGGGAGCGGGGCGAGATCGCCGACGGCGACGCGGCGCTGGACTTCCTCAAGGCCCAGCTCACCGCGTACTACCCCGAGTGGGACCGCACGCTGAACTTCGCCCCCGAGGGCGAAGGGCCAACGGTCATCCTCGTCGCCGGGATCAACGGCGCGGGCAAGACCACCAGCATCGCCAAGATCTGCAAAAGCCTTCGTGACGACGGGAAGAGCGTCCTGCTCGCGGCGTGCGACACGTTCCGCGCCGCGGCGGTCGAGCAGCTCGAAGTCTGGTCGGGTCGGCTGGGCGTCGAAGTCGTCAAGGGCCAGCAAGGCGGCGACCCCGCAGCGGTCGCGTTCGATGCGGCGGCGGCGGCGAAGGCCCGCGGCGTGGACGTCCTGATCATCGACACAGCCGGGCGTCTGCACACGCAGTCGCACTTGATGGATCAGCTCAGCAAAATCCGCCGTGTCGTCGAGAAGCAGATCCCCGGCGCGCCGCACGAAGTCATCCTGGTGATCGACGCGACCACCGGGCAGAACGGCGTGAACCAGGCCAAGGTTTTTGCCGATTCCATCGACGTGACCGGCATCTTCCTGTCCAAGCTCGACGGCAGCGCCCGCGGCGGCATCGTGATCGCGATCCGCGAAGCGCTCAACATCCCCGTGAAGTTTGTCGGGGTGGGCGAGACGCCGGCGGACGTGGAGCCGTTCGACCCCGCGTCGTTCATCGAGGCCATGTTCGCAGAACCCGCCGCAAGTTAACGCCTCGCTCACGCCACTCTTCCGAACCCCCGCCCCGCCTCCACGCGTAGCAATCCCATGACCGACTCCGACTCCCAGTCCGCTTCCGTTGACGACGAACCCACCCCCGCCGCCAAGGCTGCGGAAACGGCCGCGTCCCCAACGGAAGACGCCTCAGACTCCGACAAGAAGAAAAAGAAGGAGCCCCCGCAAGGCCTCTGGAAGGGTTGGATCCGTCCGCTGCTGACGGTGGTCATCATTGTGACCACCCTGCGGTCGTCGCTGATCGACTGGAACGATGTGCCGACCGGCTCGATGATCCCGACCATCGTTGAGGGCGATCGTATCGTGGTCAACAAGCTGGCGTATTCCTTCAACCTGCCGTTCAACGGGCCGGTGGTTTCCGTGCCGATCGTCAACGTGAGCTTCAACAACCCGCTCGACTTCCTGCCGGGGTTCTACTACGGCACGCCCGAGCGCAACG
Protein-coding regions in this window:
- the ribH gene encoding 6,7-dimethyl-8-ribityllumazine synthase, with product MPQEHTGQLTPGDHKIAIAVGRFNEFITEHLLTACLDTWQQLGGKDENVTVARVPGSFELPVTSLKLAESGDYAAVVCLGCVIRGDTDHYDHVVEQTAKGIKDVGVNTGVPTIFGVLTCDTLEQAIHRAGAKMGNAGRSAMMTAVEMANLMQKL
- a CDS encoding phosphotransferase enzyme family protein, which produces MKPFDQLTTRGQVRRLRRLAANALQEFGLFEAHFELIQHWENSTFRVDHPDERAAYCLTDRSVPGRYLLRLHRPDEFSLAYIESEMAWLEALARDTDLCVPTPVRVPDGRLALEYANAEFPELGGKPEGRRVCSLLRWVPGRLLKGEARRRVHMRRLGGLMAQLHQHADAWSPPFELNVNRWDGPTLMGRREALGIEPDVWDELPTDEFDLFAACEERLTSAMQDLGQGPEVFGLILADLHFNNVLFAGGEARPIDFNDCGHGHFVLDIANALLGFDPPGGEQPWRTVFAEGYQQHRPLPPQTMDHLDLFLAARQVTLMLWCYSCARHREAFRQRIPRWRASLIPELTARMKGHSAR
- the ftsY gene encoding signal recognition particle-docking protein FtsY, producing the protein MALFKSAFKKLSGALGKTREGSAGALRTILSGKQLSKELLRDLERAMIQADIGIKTAIEIRKDIEAGWERGEIADGDAALDFLKAQLTAYYPEWDRTLNFAPEGEGPTVILVAGINGAGKTTSIAKICKSLRDDGKSVLLAACDTFRAAAVEQLEVWSGRLGVEVVKGQQGGDPAAVAFDAAAAAKARGVDVLIIDTAGRLHTQSHLMDQLSKIRRVVEKQIPGAPHEVILVIDATTGQNGVNQAKVFADSIDVTGIFLSKLDGSARGGIVIAIREALNIPVKFVGVGETPADVEPFDPASFIEAMFAEPAAS
- a CDS encoding right-handed parallel beta-helix repeat-containing protein codes for the protein MSDGTLSIIFKLGLACWSVAVVGWSSVAPAQTLMGNVEVDASELVERLDAQDARLDAAERERDELRLAVESLAQADPGKAPLDPAVKPVPTDKAAAPVAVATGFTAFPRSPDGRTVYVSAEGNDRNHGYTPDKPMRTAAAAYQRIRDGRPDRLFFRAGDQFVGNLGALKKSGRNAAQPIVIGVYENADLPNAPRPVLLSPGGTWAKNDFRDTADHVAFVGLHIVAMNRDPSRPGFNAAAMTSDHWNASAITYLGDAQNITVEDCVFEYFKFALVFQSNPNNGFATDIKLHRNMILGSYGHWDIKVAGHSSGIFAAYVDGLVITDNLWDHNGWHPDVPGAKRTKFNHNLYIQKNCTFATDIRNNIISRASAHGLQLRSGGTIADNLFVQNPLGFFTGRFPSNVNDNVVLQSIDMSDDDGEARGHGIEILPCLRANVEGNIISQKKGTLPNAYAIQFSWEKDYVEWLNGRPSTGTLKNNKVYRWPREGQPTIDVKFGDIEQDNNIIDGDFPDPDRDVASYLTTLGVSAEDASLEAFLDTARTRPRGVWWPAYSAEAVNAYIRDGFE
- a CDS encoding glyoxalase superfamily protein, with amino-acid sequence MADTPPPTPGSVPPAASLPERPNLEYLRKLAKDRLDVLRDREPEARLSAAQLDVAREYGFASWRALKKHVDDLNETRYQPFVAAIQRGDVAAVAEALDKEPGLIRARLNAHNRSALHQAAWQGQAEVVRLLLERGAEVNARDRGDHAYPIHFAAELGLIEIVKMLVEAGAEVRGGGDTHGLGVLGWATCFQETRPEVARYLLSRGATHHIFSAVALGDADAVRHLVEQDPTALTRPMSQFENHRTALHLAVMKRQYEMVGLLLELGADPHATDKNQQTPLHLALVKDDPASLAIFERHGVELDQFTDENSPLNGVTPILNVKDVEASLDYYVDKLGFTKQWVWGDPIGFASVKRGEVTLFLCLGGQGQPGMWMSLWVDDVDAMYAEYQKRGVIIKQAPHNFPWGCREMNVADPDGHRFRVSSSSTGEPDGVPLCED
- the nusB gene encoding transcription antitermination factor NusB, with protein sequence MSKRHASRRLAMQVLYQIDATGETDADTIFAGLDEDHDPVEVRQEAVELALAAWAQHEETDEKVTALAEDWPTHRQPPVDRAILRLALYEMTSGRTPAKVAINEALDLAKQFSNENAPAFINGVLDKLHKSLDLPEPAADTPADASEWLDDAKAGE
- the rpiB gene encoding ribose 5-phosphate isomerase B; this translates as MKIAIACDHGGFPLKDQMKQVIESMGHEVVDLGAHEYDKHDDYPDFARYIGTAIQHGNAEKGVLLCGSGVGACIAANKMDGIRASVCHDVYSAHQGVEHDAMNVLCLGSRIIGPQLAEDLVRAFVAAEFSGEERHERRLEKVNALENAG
- a CDS encoding malate dehydrogenase, encoding MNAPIRVAVTGAAGQICYSLLFRIAAGEMFGPDQPVILQLLEIPVEKAMKALEGVAMELDDCAFPLLDSMVLTDDPNVGFKDANWCCLVGSKPRGPGMERADLLKDNGKIFIGQGKAIDENAADNARVAVVGNPANTNCMIGASHCKRITAERWSAMVRLDQNRAQTQLAQKAGVGTAAVEDIYIFGNHSPTMFPAFGLAKINGQPATSVINDDAYLQGEFCSTVGKRGAAIIAARGLSSAASAGNALIDHVRDLSTPGKIHSVAVKSEGHYGFHPDVWAGLPVKTTAPGEYEVIEGLEMDDFAKSKIAATNDELVSERETVAEMLG